The DNA region ACTTGTCCTTGTGGCTGGTGAGTGATATACCAACAGCACCAAAACAGCACAATTAAAAAATCTCGAAGAATTTTTCTCTATACAGGAGCTTACCATGAAAGAATTTACCATCACCAAAGCAGAAGAAGGACAGACGCTTTTCAAGTACCTTTGCAAACTCCTGCCCCAGGCTCCGGCAAGCCTGTTCCACAAAAGCTTCCGCAAGAAAAATATCACATGGAACGATGAAAAATGCACGGGAAAAGAAATTCTCCGGGAAAAAGACAACATAAAAATATGGTTTTCCGATGAAACATTCCATACATTCTCCGAAAAGAAAAACGCAGATCCCTCACAAAAGAAATCTGCCTTCCCCTTTTCACGACGCATCATCTACGAAGATGAGCATATCCTTATCGTAGACAAACCGGCAGGCATACTGACCCAAAGTGATAACTCCAATGAATTATCCCTGAATGACGCTCTGCTGGACTATTGCCATTACAATAATCATTCCACAGCGAAGCCATCCGTATGCAACCGTCTGGACAGAAATACAAGCGGTATCGTTCTTTGCGGAAAAACTGTCAAAGGTCTGCAAATGCTGAATGAAATCATCAAGAACCGTACCCTTCATAAATATTACCGCTGTATCGTCTTAGGAGAAACAAAAGAACAGGACACCCTGAAAGGCTTCCTCATAAAAAATGAATCAGCGAATCAAGTCACTATCATTACAGAGCAAAAAGACAATGCTGTACCTATAGAAACGAGATACAAAAGAATCTCCACCATGGAAAGAGCGGGGAATATTTGCTCTCTGCTGGAAGTCCGGCTCATCACCGGCCGCCCCCACCAAATCCGCGCCCACCTCACTTCCATAGGCCATCCTATCTTAGGCGACAGAAAATACAGAAATAAAAAGAGCATCGAAATCTCCAAAGCTCTTCACATTCCCCACCAGCTTCTTTGCGCCTGTTCCATCACGTTTCCAAAAATAAAAGGGACATTTGATTATCTGTCGGGGAAAAGATTCTCTTCATTTGTAACATGGTAATTTATAATTGTTACAATATAACAAGGTTGCATCAATATTTTTATATTCTAAAAAATACGGAAAAGCTTTTTCAGGAGCATTTCTACAAAGAATGTTCCTGCCATCAGCATTTCCGTATTTTTGTGTATCCTTTTTCACTGACAATGATTTTATGAGGCCTGTGAAACACCAGATACGCTCTTGGTTGATTAACCTATTAATTCTAAAAATGAAGATATTTCCTGAAGAATATCGCTTCCGATTTCCTTTTCAAAATTCTTTCAGCCTTTTATGGAAATTTTCAGTTTTTCCACATATTCCTGTATAGGCGCTCCCGCTTCTTTCCCGTTTTTGTTTATCATATCCACCACGATGCTTCCTGTGGTAATTCCATCAGCCATTTCTTTCATCCCTTGAAGTTCTTCCGTATGATGACCGTCAAGTCCCACTACGACGGGCGTATCCGTCGTTTTCCGAATAACGGAGATAATATCTGCCAAATTTGTTTTCATATCTGATTTCCGATTTGCCGATTCAATGGAAGACACAATATATATAAATCCAGTCGCGTTTCTCACATTTTGACAGATACGTTCTTCCGATGCCGGTCCGATAATCTGTATGATGTCTATTTCATATGTATCGGCAAAGGGACGTATTTCCATCTGCTCTTCATAGGGCAGATCGGGAATGGCTACACCATCCAGTCCGATGTCCTTTGCTTCTTCAAAGAATTTTTTTACACCATAGTTAAATATAGGATTGTAATAGGTCAAGAATACCAAAGGCGTTTCTGACTGTTTTCGAAATGCTTTTACAATTTCTATCACCTGAGGCAAATGGACTTTATTTTTCAATGCCTGTACATCGGCTTCCATAATGACGGCGCCATCAGCAACCGGATCCGAAAAAGGCACTCCAATTTCAATCAGATCGGCTCCGGCTGTTTCCAGATCTCCCATATATCTTAATGTATCTTCTGCTGACGGTACGCCGGCCGTCAGAAATCCAATTAGTGCTTTTCCGTCTTTAAACGCTTCCTTGATACGGCTCATGATTTCCTCCTCATTCTTTCAGATCCTGTCCGCGATAACGGGCAATGGCTGCTACATCTTTATCGCCTCGTCCGGACAAAGTAATCAGTATGATTTCGTTTTTCCCCATATTCTTAGCGTATTTCACGGCTCCTGCCACTGCATGGGCACTTTCGATCGCGCAAATAATGCCCTCCGTCTTAGCCAGATATTCAAAGGCCTGCACAGCTTCTTCATCTGTAACCGCCATATATTGTGCTCTGCCAATCTTATGAAAATACGCATGTTCAGGGCTGACTCCGGGATAATCCAATCCTGCCGAAATAGAATATACTTCTTCAATATTTCCGTCACTATCCTGACAGAAAAGGGATTTCATACCATGAAATACACCGATACGTCCCTTCGCAATTGTTGCCGCATGGTACGGCGTATCAATCCCTTCCCCTCCGGCTTCACATCCGATGAGCTGTACATCGGTATCATCTTTATAGGGATAAAAGGTGCCGATAGAATTACTGCCTCCGCCCACACAGGCAAATACGGCATCCGGAAGGCGACCTTCTTTTTCCAATATTTGTTCTTTTGATTCTTCTCCGATACAGCACTGAAAGTCTCTGACCATTTCCGGAAACGGAGCAGGTCCCACAGCAGAACCTATCAGGTAATGCGTATCATCACAACGGGCGCTCCAATTCTGCAAGGCCGCATTGACAGCATCTTTCAGAACTCTGGACCCGGTTTTCACCGCGTTGACTTTTGCTCCTAAAAGGCGCATACGGTACACATTCAGCGCCTGCCGCTCCGTATCTATTTCTCCCATGAATATTTCGCATTCCATCCCCAGAAGCGCCGCGACAGTAGCCGCAGCCACACCATGCTGCCCGGCCCCCGTTTCTGCAATGAGCTGTGTTTTTCCCATTCGTTTTGCAAGCAGTGCCTGCCCGATGCAGTTATTGATTTTATGAGCGCCTGTATGGTTTAAGTCTTCTCTTTTCAAATAAATTTTCGGCCCGCCCAGATCCGCTCTCATCCGTTTCGCCTCATACAGCATGGAGGGACGGCCTGTGTAATTCGCATACAAATCTTTCAGTTCCGCCTTAAATGCCGGATCATTTTTATACTTTTCATAAGCTTCCGCCACATGATTGATTTCACTCATCAAGATTTCCGGAATATACTGTCCACCGAATTCTCCAAATCTCGTATTCATCATTTTTTCTCCGTTTTTCACGTCATCAGATTTCTTATATTTCCAGTTCAGTTTCCATCACCATCCGCCATCGCCTTCGTGTATCCACAGCCAGACCTCTTTTCCAAATAAAAACGTCCTCAGCAATTACTGCCAAGGACGGATATACCGCGGTGCCACCTTGTTTCAAGCCTAAGCCTGCTCTTAGCGAAGTACCAACATACTTCCGGCAACTTACGTATGCCTTACGTCATAAGCTAATCGTTTTCACTTTCACCATGCCCTCCGTGATCCATTTAACAGCCTGCGTTCTGCCGGCTTCTCAATATCCCGGCTCCCTGTAAGTGCACTTACTGTTTTTATCTCCACATCAACGGTTTATTCAATGCTATTAAATTGTAAATTATCATAAAACTTTCCTCCCAATCTGTCAAGCCGCTTATTTTCAAATGTATGTCTTCCCTTTTACAGGCTTATCATAATTCCACATTCAGCAAGTACCTTCATATCCATCAATACTGCCTTTTCGCCTCCATTTTATCATCTTATTTTTCTTTTAAATTACAAAAAGCGCCCACATTCAGCAAGCGCTTTTCATCAGTCATTGAAATACTCTACTGATACTAACCCTTTTTCGTATTTTTCCCAAAAGACGAATAGGTTGTCCCCTTAAATACATAAGTGACTTCCCCGGTGGCGGCATTCAAAGAATAAGCTTCCCCATCAATCGGCGGTTTCGGTTCGCTCTTAAGAAAACCGTCCTTGCCTGTCGCATTCACCAAGTCACCAATCGCCGCAGGATAGCTTCCATGTTTTGCATAGTGCACCTCTACCGCCGAACCGAGCGTCGATAAATCCGCCTGGATACGCGCTATTTTCGCCTCATCAGTCAAACCGATAAAATTAGGCACTGCTACCGCTGCTAAGACCCCGATAATCGCTACCACCATGAGAAGTTCAATAAGCATAAATCCCTTACGTTTCTTCCCGACCGTTTTCTGCACTGCATTCTTCATTCCATGAATACCTCCCATCTAAAAAAACTGATAAATAA from Dialister invisus DSM 15470 includes:
- a CDS encoding RluA family pseudouridine synthase → MKEFTITKAEEGQTLFKYLCKLLPQAPASLFHKSFRKKNITWNDEKCTGKEILREKDNIKIWFSDETFHTFSEKKNADPSQKKSAFPFSRRIIYEDEHILIVDKPAGILTQSDNSNELSLNDALLDYCHYNNHSTAKPSVCNRLDRNTSGIVLCGKTVKGLQMLNEIIKNRTLHKYYRCIVLGETKEQDTLKGFLIKNESANQVTIITEQKDNAVPIETRYKRISTMERAGNICSLLEVRLITGRPHQIRAHLTSIGHPILGDRKYRNKKSIEISKALHIPHQLLCACSITFPKIKGTFDYLSGKRFSSFVTW
- the trpA gene encoding tryptophan synthase subunit alpha; its protein translation is MSRIKEAFKDGKALIGFLTAGVPSAEDTLRYMGDLETAGADLIEIGVPFSDPVADGAVIMEADVQALKNKVHLPQVIEIVKAFRKQSETPLVFLTYYNPIFNYGVKKFFEEAKDIGLDGVAIPDLPYEEQMEIRPFADTYEIDIIQIIGPASEERICQNVRNATGFIYIVSSIESANRKSDMKTNLADIISVIRKTTDTPVVVGLDGHHTEELQGMKEMADGITTGSIVVDMINKNGKEAGAPIQEYVEKLKISIKG
- the trpB gene encoding tryptophan synthase subunit beta → MMNTRFGEFGGQYIPEILMSEINHVAEAYEKYKNDPAFKAELKDLYANYTGRPSMLYEAKRMRADLGGPKIYLKREDLNHTGAHKINNCIGQALLAKRMGKTQLIAETGAGQHGVAAATVAALLGMECEIFMGEIDTERQALNVYRMRLLGAKVNAVKTGSRVLKDAVNAALQNWSARCDDTHYLIGSAVGPAPFPEMVRDFQCCIGEESKEQILEKEGRLPDAVFACVGGGSNSIGTFYPYKDDTDVQLIGCEAGGEGIDTPYHAATIAKGRIGVFHGMKSLFCQDSDGNIEEVYSISAGLDYPGVSPEHAYFHKIGRAQYMAVTDEEAVQAFEYLAKTEGIICAIESAHAVAGAVKYAKNMGKNEIILITLSGRGDKDVAAIARYRGQDLKE
- a CDS encoding type IV pilin protein codes for the protein MKNAVQKTVGKKRKGFMLIELLMVVAIIGVLAAVAVPNFIGLTDEAKIARIQADLSTLGSAVEVHYAKHGSYPAAIGDLVNATGKDGFLKSEPKPPIDGEAYSLNAATGEVTYVFKGTTYSSFGKNTKKG